In Halorientalis sp. LT38, a genomic segment contains:
- the dph2 gene encoding diphthamide biosynthesis enzyme Dph2: MSQDSSENYSEGDLRGTGMSLKHDREWDYELDRITEAVAERDAETVGLQFPEGLKRRASAVTDDLRAELPDDVTVMTSGQPCYGACDLDTYMMRRTDVFVHFGHSPMKESEKIIYVPLFSNVEVTPIMEESLSELADPDDDPDVGLVTTAQHMNKFEEMREWLEDRGYEVHTRRGDDRLTHEGQVLGCNYASADVDADQILYVGGGKFHPLGLAMEHPDKHVVIGDPVNNVVTVADPEKFLKQRYASVHKAMDAEEWGVIFCTKIGQGRWDQAEEIVAENDNAYLITMDEVTPDRLTNFGFDAYVNTGCPRITTDDGPQFKRPMLTPGEYEIAIGEKPLDELSFDTFHGTW; the protein is encoded by the coding sequence ATGAGCCAGGACTCGTCGGAGAACTACTCGGAGGGCGACCTCCGGGGCACGGGGATGTCCCTGAAACACGACCGGGAGTGGGACTACGAACTCGACCGCATCACCGAGGCCGTCGCCGAACGCGACGCCGAGACGGTCGGCCTCCAGTTCCCCGAGGGCCTCAAACGCCGCGCCAGCGCCGTCACCGACGACCTGCGCGCCGAGTTGCCCGACGACGTCACCGTCATGACCTCCGGCCAGCCCTGTTACGGGGCCTGCGACCTCGACACCTACATGATGCGCCGGACGGACGTCTTCGTCCACTTCGGCCACAGCCCGATGAAGGAGTCGGAGAAGATCATCTACGTCCCGCTGTTCTCGAACGTCGAAGTCACGCCGATCATGGAGGAGTCGCTCTCGGAACTGGCCGACCCCGACGACGACCCGGACGTCGGGCTCGTGACGACGGCCCAGCACATGAACAAGTTCGAGGAGATGCGCGAGTGGCTGGAAGACCGCGGCTACGAGGTCCACACCCGCCGCGGCGACGACCGGCTGACCCACGAGGGGCAGGTCCTCGGTTGCAACTACGCGAGCGCGGACGTCGACGCCGACCAGATCCTCTACGTCGGCGGCGGGAAGTTCCACCCCCTCGGGCTGGCGATGGAACACCCGGACAAACACGTCGTCATCGGCGATCCGGTCAACAACGTCGTCACCGTCGCCGACCCCGAGAAGTTCCTGAAACAGCGCTACGCCTCGGTCCACAAGGCCATGGACGCCGAGGAGTGGGGTGTCATCTTCTGCACCAAGATCGGGCAGGGCCGCTGGGACCAGGCCGAGGAGATCGTCGCGGAGAACGACAACGCCTACCTGATCACGATGGACGAGGTGACGCCCGACCGGCTGACGAACTTCGGGTTCGACGCCTACGTCAACACGGGCTGTCCGCGGATCACGACCGACGACGGCCCGCAGTTCAAGCGGCCGATGCTCACCCCCGGCGAGTACGAGATCGCGATCGGCGAAAAGCCCCTCGACGAACTCTCCTTCGACACCTTCCACGGGACCTGGTGA
- a CDS encoding alpha/beta hydrolase produces the protein MADAPHQHAQNILDIIEGEPIPPVHALSVADAREQFRGATTLTDGPDVDDVRDFEIQGPGGALPVRLYLPEGDGPHPVLVFFHGGGWVLGDVESHDNQCRSLSNAADCAVLSVDYRRPPEHAFPAAVEDAYAAVEWVAEHGEQVDLDTDRIAVGGDSAGGNLTAATTLVLQDRGGPDVVHQLLAYPMVASPAVHDFDSYAENAEGYFLESAAIEWFVDCYVTDRRDLRNEYFAPLLARDLSDVPPATVVTAGFDPLRDEGVAYADHLDANGVPTDHYHYEDMIHGFLGMVGMVDAAADVVERIGVDLADAF, from the coding sequence ATGGCAGACGCGCCCCACCAGCACGCGCAGAACATCCTCGACATCATCGAGGGCGAACCGATCCCGCCCGTCCACGCGCTCTCCGTCGCCGACGCCCGCGAGCAGTTCCGCGGCGCGACGACCCTCACCGACGGCCCCGACGTGGACGACGTCCGGGACTTCGAGATCCAGGGCCCGGGCGGGGCGCTCCCCGTCCGTCTCTACCTGCCCGAGGGCGACGGTCCCCACCCCGTGCTCGTCTTCTTCCACGGCGGCGGCTGGGTCCTCGGCGACGTCGAGAGCCACGACAACCAGTGCCGCAGCCTCTCCAACGCCGCGGACTGTGCGGTCCTGTCCGTGGACTACCGCCGCCCACCCGAGCACGCGTTCCCCGCTGCGGTCGAGGACGCCTACGCCGCGGTCGAGTGGGTCGCCGAACACGGCGAGCAGGTCGATCTCGACACCGATCGGATCGCCGTCGGCGGCGACTCCGCGGGCGGCAATCTGACGGCCGCGACGACGCTCGTGCTCCAGGACCGCGGCGGTCCAGACGTCGTCCACCAGTTACTGGCCTATCCCATGGTCGCCTCGCCGGCGGTGCACGACTTCGACTCCTACGCGGAGAACGCCGAGGGCTACTTCCTCGAGTCGGCGGCGATAGAGTGGTTCGTCGACTGTTACGTGACGGATCGGCGGGACCTCCGCAACGAGTACTTCGCGCCGCTCCTGGCGCGGGACCTCTCTGACGTGCCGCCCGCCACCGTCGTCACCGCCGGTTTCGACCCGCTCCGGGACGAGGGGGTCGCCTACGCCGACCACCTCGACGCGAACGGCGTCCCGACCGACCACTACCACTACGAGGACATGATCCACGGCTTCCTCGGGATGGTCGGCATGGTCGACGCGGCGGCTGACGTCGTCGAACGGATCGGCGTTGACCTCGCCGACGCGTTCTAG
- a CDS encoding alpha/beta hydrolase, with the protein MADEPHPQVQAVLQMIDDQPVPPTYAVSVAEARDQLEAMAAMRGDAEDVATVEDFEIGGPDGALPVRLYQPDADGPHPVLVYLHGGGFVIGSLETHDALCRSLANAAECAVLSVDYRLAPEHPFPAAVEDAYAAVEWIAEHGEHVGVDTDRIAVGGDSAGANLSAAVTLMTQDRDGPDLAHQALIYPAVNSPDVGPEFESYEENAEGYFLETESMQWFVERYVQDEIHLRNEYFAPLLADDLSGVPPASIVTAEFDPLRDEGYAYADRLDDEGVAVSSHHYDDMIHGFATMIGVVDAAEDAVEALAADLQESF; encoded by the coding sequence ATGGCAGACGAGCCCCATCCACAGGTACAGGCCGTGCTGCAGATGATCGACGACCAGCCGGTGCCGCCGACGTACGCGGTGTCGGTCGCGGAAGCCCGAGACCAGCTCGAGGCGATGGCGGCGATGCGCGGCGACGCCGAGGACGTGGCTACCGTCGAGGACTTCGAGATCGGCGGCCCTGACGGCGCGCTTCCGGTTCGGCTCTACCAACCAGACGCCGACGGGCCGCATCCGGTCCTGGTGTACCTCCACGGCGGCGGGTTCGTCATCGGGAGCCTGGAGACTCACGACGCGCTCTGCCGGTCGCTCGCGAACGCCGCGGAGTGTGCCGTCCTGTCCGTGGACTACCGCCTCGCGCCCGAACACCCCTTCCCCGCAGCCGTCGAGGACGCCTACGCCGCAGTCGAATGGATCGCCGAGCACGGCGAGCACGTCGGCGTCGACACCGATCGCATCGCCGTCGGCGGCGACTCCGCTGGCGCGAATCTCTCCGCGGCGGTGACCCTCATGACGCAGGACCGCGACGGCCCCGACCTCGCCCACCAGGCCCTGATCTATCCGGCCGTGAATTCGCCGGACGTCGGACCGGAATTCGAATCGTACGAGGAGAACGCCGAGGGCTACTTCCTCGAGACCGAGAGCATGCAGTGGTTCGTCGAGCGGTACGTCCAGGACGAGATCCACCTCCGCAACGAGTACTTCGCCCCGCTGCTCGCAGACGACCTCTCGGGGGTACCGCCAGCCTCGATCGTCACCGCGGAGTTCGACCCGCTCCGCGACGAGGGCTACGCCTACGCCGACCGCCTCGACGACGAGGGCGTCGCGGTCTCCAGCCACCACTACGACGACATGATCCACGGCTTCGCGACCATGATCGGCGTGGTCGACGCCGCCGAGGACGCCGTCGAGGCTCTGGCGGCCGATCTGCAGGAATCCTTCTAG
- a CDS encoding METTL5 family protein has product MSTKSGLAQRLAIVAGFENPSASLEQYRTPPELAAHLVHTADLQGDVEGRTVLDLGCGTGMLALGAALRGPDRVVGVDVDPAPLATARENERKVASTSAVEWLRADATRLPLRPDGPTTVVMNPPFGAQAGNEHADRAFLETAAEVADVSYSIHNEGSDEFVEAFAADEGGEVTHAFRATFELPNQFDHHTDESRTIDAEVFRIDWT; this is encoded by the coding sequence ATGAGCACGAAGAGCGGGCTGGCCCAGCGGCTGGCGATCGTCGCCGGGTTCGAGAACCCGTCGGCCTCGCTGGAGCAGTACCGGACGCCCCCGGAACTCGCCGCGCACCTGGTCCACACGGCGGACCTGCAGGGCGACGTCGAGGGCCGGACCGTCCTCGATCTCGGTTGCGGGACTGGGATGCTGGCCCTGGGGGCCGCGCTGCGCGGCCCGGACCGCGTCGTCGGCGTCGACGTCGACCCCGCGCCCCTGGCGACCGCCCGGGAGAACGAGCGGAAGGTCGCCTCGACCTCCGCCGTCGAGTGGCTCCGCGCGGACGCGACCCGTCTCCCGCTCCGACCGGACGGACCGACGACAGTCGTCATGAACCCGCCGTTCGGCGCGCAGGCGGGCAACGAGCACGCCGACCGCGCGTTCCTCGAAACCGCCGCCGAGGTCGCGGACGTCTCCTACTCGATCCACAACGAGGGCAGCGACGAGTTCGTCGAGGCCTTCGCCGCCGACGAGGGCGGCGAGGTCACCCACGCCTTCCGCGCGACCTTCGAACTCCCCAACCAGTTCGACCACCACACCGACGAGTCGCGGACCATCGACGCCGAAGTGTTCCGCATCGACTGGACCTAG
- a CDS encoding rhomboid family intramembrane serine protease, with the protein MSPAVAQLSSVSAVPGWAWTLSVLVAALLSLGLAIRFEGPRGRWGHALRRRFVLGVPWGTLLTVAGVGAFYLLVQAGATHPNDPLAIPFISWSYFYPLGIVTSPFAHANLNHVTSNLLATLLFGPIAEYAWGHFPRQRGSQSFGSLREHPLVRVLAVPAAAVAVGLLTGVFAFGPTIGFSGVVFAVAGFALVSYPVATIVALVARSVVGVVMQAVQNPVTVSGPREVFTSPGWANVAIQGHLFGVLLGVGLGGYLAARRDRLPGPARLWLAFLVFAVVQGLWQLYAPLGGERFVLFRAAGVVFVFLLAALVVASVAYRRPDPLVDALGLPAIDRELPVDLRTHELAAIVLGALVVSLALLAVWSGFFVLDEGVDGEVSVDGYEVTYAEGITDEYASSFAVGPFGDGGTINTSGVVVTSERRHIFYTVVGKRELASRGRATVVLGSPGTREEVVANRTGWNPVGNDSVYAVFLRHEGDRRLAFASDPSTARPRIDGRHVTFRSGRDGFGLTVTADGDQLGRTPLPSVGANRTAGGLRFNRTAGGDLYAHRNDTRVRIAGKR; encoded by the coding sequence ATGTCGCCCGCCGTCGCGCAGCTCTCGTCGGTGTCGGCGGTCCCGGGATGGGCGTGGACGCTCTCCGTCCTGGTGGCCGCACTGCTCTCGCTCGGGCTCGCGATCAGGTTCGAAGGCCCCCGCGGTCGCTGGGGCCACGCGCTCCGCCGCCGCTTCGTCCTGGGCGTCCCGTGGGGGACCCTGCTGACGGTCGCCGGCGTCGGTGCGTTCTACCTCCTCGTCCAGGCGGGAGCCACCCACCCGAACGACCCGCTCGCGATCCCGTTCATCAGCTGGTCGTACTTCTACCCGCTCGGGATCGTCACCTCGCCGTTCGCCCACGCGAATCTGAACCACGTCACGTCGAACCTGCTCGCGACCCTGCTCTTCGGACCCATCGCCGAGTACGCGTGGGGGCACTTCCCCCGACAGCGCGGGAGCCAATCGTTCGGCAGTCTCCGGGAGCATCCGCTCGTGCGCGTCCTTGCGGTCCCCGCCGCGGCCGTCGCCGTCGGACTCCTGACCGGCGTCTTCGCCTTCGGCCCCACGATCGGCTTCTCGGGAGTCGTGTTCGCCGTCGCCGGGTTCGCGCTGGTGTCGTACCCCGTCGCGACGATCGTCGCCCTCGTCGCCAGGTCGGTCGTCGGAGTGGTGATGCAGGCGGTGCAGAACCCCGTCACGGTGTCCGGGCCGAGAGAGGTGTTCACCTCGCCGGGCTGGGCCAACGTCGCGATCCAGGGACACCTGTTCGGGGTCCTCCTCGGCGTGGGTCTCGGCGGGTACCTCGCGGCCCGGCGCGATCGGCTGCCCGGGCCCGCGCGGCTCTGGCTCGCGTTCCTGGTCTTCGCCGTCGTGCAGGGCCTCTGGCAGCTCTACGCCCCCCTGGGCGGCGAGCGGTTCGTGCTCTTCCGGGCCGCCGGCGTCGTATTCGTCTTCCTGCTGGCCGCGCTCGTCGTCGCGAGCGTCGCCTACCGCCGACCGGACCCGCTCGTGGACGCGCTCGGACTTCCAGCCATCGACCGGGAACTACCGGTCGACCTGCGGACGCACGAACTGGCGGCGATCGTCCTCGGGGCGCTGGTGGTCTCCCTCGCCCTGCTGGCGGTCTGGTCCGGCTTCTTCGTCCTCGACGAGGGCGTCGACGGCGAGGTATCGGTCGACGGGTACGAGGTCACCTACGCCGAGGGGATCACCGACGAGTACGCGTCCTCCTTCGCCGTCGGGCCGTTCGGCGACGGTGGGACGATCAACACGAGCGGCGTCGTCGTCACCAGCGAGCGCCGGCACATCTTCTACACTGTGGTGGGCAAACGCGAGCTAGCCTCGCGGGGTCGCGCGACGGTCGTCCTCGGGAGCCCGGGCACTCGCGAGGAAGTCGTCGCGAACCGGACGGGCTGGAACCCCGTCGGCAACGACTCCGTCTACGCCGTGTTCCTGCGCCACGAGGGCGACCGCCGGCTGGCCTTCGCGTCCGATCCGTCGACGGCGCGACCGCGGATCGACGGCCGCCACGTCACGTTCCGCTCCGGGAGAGACGGGTTCGGGTTGACCGTCACCGCGGACGGCGATCAGCTAGGACGTACTCCGCTCCCCTCGGTCGGGGCGAACCGCACCGCTGGCGGGTTGCGGTTCAACCGCACGGCCGGGGGCGACCTCTACGCCCATCGGAACGACACGCGGGTGCGAATCGCCGGGAAGCGCTAG
- a CDS encoding SOS response-associated peptidase gives MCGRTSLFVDRDDLERRFDARIVADGGYEPRYNIAPGDGLEVIANDDAGEIRRFHWGLIPSWADEPETGMINARSETASEKPAFQKAWESRPCLVLSSGFYEWQARNGGPKRPYRIHREDDPAFAMAGLWEVWEGDGESEDETVSCVTILTTDPNELLAPIHDRMPVVLPANEESEWLEAGPDEREELCRPYPDDDLAAYEISTRVNNPGNDDPGVIEPLGHEQSGLGEFGSE, from the coding sequence ATGTGCGGCCGAACCTCCCTCTTCGTCGACCGGGACGACCTCGAGCGGCGCTTCGACGCGCGGATCGTCGCCGACGGCGGCTACGAACCGCGGTACAACATCGCGCCCGGGGACGGCCTGGAAGTCATCGCGAACGACGATGCAGGGGAGATCCGGCGGTTCCACTGGGGGCTGATTCCGTCGTGGGCCGACGAACCCGAGACGGGAATGATCAACGCCCGGTCCGAAACCGCGTCGGAGAAGCCCGCGTTCCAGAAGGCATGGGAGTCCAGGCCCTGCCTCGTCCTCTCGTCGGGGTTCTACGAGTGGCAGGCGCGAAACGGCGGGCCAAAACGGCCCTACCGGATCCACCGCGAGGACGACCCGGCGTTCGCGATGGCCGGGCTCTGGGAGGTCTGGGAGGGCGACGGCGAGAGCGAGGACGAGACCGTCTCCTGCGTGACGATCCTGACCACCGATCCCAACGAGTTGCTGGCGCCGATTCACGACCGGATGCCGGTGGTCCTCCCCGCAAACGAGGAGTCCGAGTGGCTAGAGGCTGGGCCCGACGAACGAGAGGAACTGTGTCGTCCGTATCCCGACGACGACCTCGCGGCGTACGAGATCTCGACGCGCGTCAATAACCCCGGGAACGACGATCCGGGCGTGATCGAGCCCCTCGGACACGAGCAGTCGGGACTGGGCGAGTTCGGGTCGGAGTGA